From a region of the Daphnia magna isolate NIES linkage group LG1, ASM2063170v1.1, whole genome shotgun sequence genome:
- the LOC116925030 gene encoding spectrin beta chain isoform X4, whose protein sequence is MDGDVTPDVVRVRAGTTANKRRSWHVARVAADIQRSLAEQSPARQPRFSWHPNDDCSLSYQQGSGWATTSDSDGKSDQVAQPRASFSIASWADRPVAKEMDSIIANYSSTPGVQREDSSFDEDDSPNDLVQPVFIVPIVLSTTEPPDVQVLNHNKRLNSTMSDNYIDVVVKELRDERESVQKKTFQKWVNSHLVRVGNRIGDLYTDLRDGKMLLKLLEVLSGERLPRPTKGKMRIHCLENVDKALQFLRDQRVHLENMGSHDIVDGSSRLTLGLIWTIILRFQIQDITIEETDNNETRSAKDALLLWCQMKTAGYQNVNIRNFTTSWRDGLAFNAIIHKHCPELVQYDKLSKSNAMFNLNNAFNVAEQKLGLTKLLDAEDIYVDQPDEKSIITYVVTYYHYFSKLKQETVQGKRIGKVVGLAMENDRMVTEYETLTSDLLRWIESTIRSLSERDFANSLAGVQQQLLQFNNYRTLEKPPKFVEKGNLEVLLFTLQSKMRANNQKPYFPKEGKMISDINKAWERLEKSEHERELTLREELIRQEKLEQLAARFDRKAGMRETWLSENQRLVSQDNFGFDLAAVEAAAKKHEAIETDILAYEERVQAVVAVAQELEAENYHDIDRINARKDNVLRLWQYLLELLRARRMRLELSLQLQQNFQEMLYILDSMEELKVRLLSEDYGKHLMGVEDLLQKHALVEADINVLGERVKMVVQHSQRFLETEATGGFGPCDPAIIVDRVQQLEDAYAELVKLAVERRARLEESRKLWQFYWDMADEENWIKEKEHILSTGDIGHDLTTIHLLISKHKALEEDIASHEPTLYSVVNVGEELIQQEHFGSEKIQERITEMVDMWNHLCETAAYRRKRLEEAVSYHQFFTDADDVDTWMLDVLRLVSSEDVGRDEANVQSLLKKHKDVTEELKNYASTIDALKEQSEELGEQDRTSPEVVERLASIERRYRELMELAKLRKQRLLDALSLYKLFSEADGVEQWIGEKERMLETMVPAKDIEDVEVMRHRYDGFDREMNANASRVAVVNQLARQLLHVEHPNSEDIVARQNQLNARWAELRDRAEAKRDELQSAHGVQTFHIECRETILWIEDKIRILQSTDSLEMDLTGIMTLQRRLSGMERDLAAIQAKLDSLDKEAEKIGVEHPEEEEVIRERLGQIRSVWENLTQMLKERDAKLEEAGDLHRFLRDLDHFQTWLTKTQTDVASEDIPASLAEAEKLLSQHQGIREEIDNYTDDYSRMMDYGERITAEETTSDDPQYMFLRERLKALRDGWEELHQMWENRQQLLSQSLNLQMFLRDAKQAEVLLAHQEHVLSKDEMPANLEQAENAIKRHEAFLTTMDANDDKVNNVIQFAQRLEDEGHFAADKAQKKAENISERREANRQRAVQLMEKLRDALQLQQFLQDCEELSEWIQEKNIIAQDETYRSAKTVHSKWTRHQAFEAEIASNKDRLYHIQQAGEQLIKEKPEIISVIDPRIQELSHQFDDLERTTREKGERLFDANRQVLYEQTCDDIDTWMSDLEKQMVTGGTGEDLASVNILMQKQQMIETQMAIKAQQVSELGAQAEYLERMTPEKVEDIQQKKEAVERRFDELKAPLVRRQRDLEKKKEAYQFRRDVEDEKLWISDKMPLATASDYGNSLFNVNVLKKKNQSLRTEIDNHEQRIHLVCNNGQKLIDEDHADSQEFSNLIEELLDTWQILKDAMDNRRANLLASERAQQYFFDASEAESWMSEQELYMMVEDRGKDEISAQNLMKKHQTLELAVEDYAETIRSLGETSTQLIAEGHPDSDQIAVRQAQVDKLYAGLRDLAQERRAKLEEALQLFMLSREVDDLRQWIADREVVAGSHELGQDYDHVTLLWERFKEFARDTETIGTERVAAVNEIADQLMGARHSDAATIAEWKDDLNEAWADLLELIDTRTQMLAASRELHKFFHDCKDVLGRIVEKQNTLSDELGRDAGSVSALQRKHQNFIQDLQTLQSQVQGVQEDSQRLQAAYAGDKAREITGREGEVVNAWLQLQALCEGRRQKLADTGDLFRFFSMVRTLVLWIDDLIRQMNTTEKPRDVSGVELLMNNHQSLKAEIDARGDNFSACIALGKELLSRGHYATNEIKEKLVALTNQRNSMLHRWEERWEHLQLILEVYQFARDAAVAEGWLMAQESYLMSHELGHTIDEVENLIKKHEAFEKSAAAQEERFAALERLTTMEWILHGDGGGDLSGALVDNHPSWHPGYFHPVVDSPFRSLLRSISDQTPSPACIKELFEESTFHDEDGPFLVSNNSSASSSPHLSRLSHSSCVSDTSASSASSSNASASGDKLKKRRKYRKKRGVKRQNMALSFKNSQDGCSGKAESPSAVYCEEWIYSTSNQPEVNKRLTFAGLSEAEQSGFSDELPVRRNSLDSDVKKKPKKNTSWLNMWQNLLRITPKPMKKAQEPIAVEINPAVGRISTLPSISEAGPSETQSVHSNPSTTNCSVALSSASGSLTACNVQTNTTSPKYELKELKRRQEEDERQRAEELAAQQAALAAIHSPPEGSNQDQTDGDTSPSEPISGSTDKDPTTEATEGRASPKAEQAKPAPVHAKVETTSSPSYSAPGQTVPVSPSSPADSSTKRRSSLAGGDDVYEGTVNRKHEWESTTKKASNRSWDKVYLTLRQGDLAVYKDQKCARAAPEVYHRNESPLDIRTAVAEVAADYTKKRHVFRLKLANGGEYLFQAKDDEEMNGWVTKLQASTNAAVESASAGSSRAQTMPAQATKDEPKKRSFFTLKKK, encoded by the exons atggacGGCGACGTAACGCCAGATGTGGTTCGAGTACGTGCCGGCACGACGGCAAACAAACGCCGTAGCTGGCATGTTGCTCGCGTCGCTGCCGATATTCAGCGCTCCCTTGCCGAACAAAGTCCTGCCAGACAACCAAGGTTCAGTTGGCACCCCAACGATGATTGCAGCTTGTCTTATCAACAAGGCTCTGGCTGGGCCACAACTTCTGATAGTGACGGTAAAAGCGACCAGGTAGCGCAGCCGAGAGCTAGTTTCTCTATCGCGTCGTGGGCTGACCGTCCGGTCGCTAAAGAAATGGACTCCATTATAGCCAATTATTCATCAACACCGGGCGTGCAACGTGAAGACAGTAGTTTTGACGAAGACGACAGTCCAAACGATCTTGTGCAACCCGTTTTTATTGTTCCAATTGTGTTGTCCACGACGGAACCACCTGATGTCCAAGTGCTCAATCATAACAAGCGACTCAACTCTACTATGAGTGACAACTATATAGATGTCGTTGTCAAAGAATTGCGAG ATGAACGTGAGAGTGTACAAAAGAAGACGTTCCAAAAATGGGTCAATTCCCATCTCGTGCGAGTCGGGAACCGCATAGGTGATCTTTATACAGATCTCCGCGATGGAAAAATGCTTTTAAAACTATTGGAAGTTCTCTCAGGCGAACGTTTG cCACGTCCAACCAAAGGCAAAATGCGTATTCATTGCTTGGAAAACGTAGACAAGGCTCTGCAGTTCCTTCGAGATCAACGTGTCCATTTGGAAAACATGGGCTCCCACGATATCGTTGATGGCAGTTCCCGTTTAACTCTCGGTCTTATCTGGACCATTATTCTTCGTTTCCAG ATCCAAGACATTACTATCGAAGAGACAGATAATAACGAAACACGTTCGGCCAAGGATGCCCTCTTATTGTGGTGCCAGATGAAGACAGCCGGTTATCAGAACGTCAACATTCGGAATTTCACGACATCTTGGCGCGATGGTTTGGCTTTTAACGCCATTATCCACAAACACTGCCCAGAACTTGTCCAGTACGACAAACTGTCCAAATCCAACGCCATGTTTAATTTGAACAACGCTTTTAACGTGGCTGAGCAAAAACTTGGCTTGACCAAATTGCTGGATGCCGAAGATATTTACGTAGATCAGCCCGACGAAAAATCAATCATCACATATGTCGTTACATATTATCATTACTTCTCGAAATTAAAGCAAGAAACTGTACAAGGAAAACGTATCGGAAAAGTGGTAGGTCTCGCCATGGAGAACGATCGTATGGTCACCGAATACGAGACATTGACAAGCGATTTGCTACGCTGGATCGAATCAACCATCCGATCTTTAAGCGAACGTGATTTTGCCAACTCCTTGGCAGGCGTTCAGCAACAGTTGCTGCAATTCAACAATTACCGCACGCTAGAAAAGCCACCCAAGTTTGTGGAAAAGGGCAACCTCGAAGTTTTGCTCTTCACTTTGCAGTCGAAAATGAGGGCCAACAATCAGAAACCCTATTTCCCTAAAGAAGGCAAGATGATCTCCGACATCAACAAAGCATGGGAGCGTCTGGAAAAATCAGAGCACGAACGTGAGCTCACCCTTCGCGAAGAGCTCATTCGTCAAGAGAAGCTAGAGCAGTTGGCTGCCCGTTTCGACCGCAAGGCAGGCATGAGAGAGACTTGGCTCAGCGAAAACCAACGTCTTGTTTCACAG GATAATTTTGGATTCGATTTGGCTGCCGTTGAAGCCGCCGCCAAGAAGCATGAAGCGATCGAGACGGACATTCTCGCTTATGAGGAACGTGTCCAGGCTGTTGTGGCTGTAGCCCAGGAATTGGAGGCCGAAAATTATCACGACATCGATCGCATCAACGCTCGTAAAGACAACGTTCTTCGTCTGTGGCAGTATCTCCTGGAACTGCTTAGAGCCAGGCGTATGCGTTTAGAACTTTCCCTCCAATTGCAGCAAAACTTCCAG GAAATGCTGTACATTCTGGATTCGATGGAAGAGCTGAAGGTCCGTCTATTGTCGGAAGACTACGGTAAACATTTAATGGGGGTCGAAGACCTGCTGCAAAAGCATGCCCTTGTAGAAGCCGATATCAATGTTTTGGGAGAACGAGTCAAAATGGTAGTGCAACACTCCCAACGTTTCTTGGAGACCGAAGCTACTGGTGGATTCGGCCCTTGCGATCCGGCCATTATTGTCGATCGCGTCCAACAGCTCGAG GATGCTTATGCTGAACTTGTCAAACTGGCCGTGGAACGCCGTGCTCGCCTAGAAGAAAGCCGCAAACTTTGGCAATTCTATTGGGATATGGCCGATGAAGAAAACTGGATCAAGGAAAAAGAACACATTTTGTCGACTGGAGATATTGGTCATGACTTGACTACCATTCATCTACTCATCTCCAAACATAAGGCACTTGAAGAAGATATTGCCAGCCATGAACCGACTCTCTACTCTGTGGTCAACGTTGGTGAAGAACTTATCCAGCAGGAACATTTTG GCTCGGAAAAGATCCAAGAACGTATCACAGAGATGGTAGATATGTGGAATCACTTGTGTGAAACGGCAGCTTACAGACGAAAGCGTTTGGAAGAGGCTGTTAGCTACCACCAATTTTTCACCGATGCCGACGATGTTGACACCTGGATGCTGGATGTTTTGCGTCTGGTTTCCAGCGAAGATGTCGGCCGTGATGAAGCAAACGTCCAATCTCTACTTAAAAAACACAAAGACGTTACCGAAGAGCTTAAGAACTATGCATCCACTATCGACGCCCTTAAGGAGCAGTCCGAAGAACTGGGTGAACAGGACCGCACTTCCCCCGAAGTCGTGGAACGCTTGGCCAGTATTGAACGTCGCTATAGAGAACTAATGGAATTGGCTAAGCTGCGCAAACAGCGCTTGCTGGATGCCCTTTCGCTTTACAAGCTGTTTTCTGAAGCTGATGGAGTCGAACAGTGGATCGGTGAGAAGGAACGCATGTTGGAGACGATGGTACCAGCCAAGGACATTGAAGACGTCGAAGTCATGCGTCACCGTTACGATGGATTTGATCGCGAGATGAATGCAAATGCCTCACGTGTGGCTGTTGTAAACCAACTGGCTCGTCAATTGCTTCACGTTGAGCACCCTAATTCGGAGGATATCGTCGCCCGCCAGAACCAGCTCAACGCTCGCTGGGCTGAGTTACGCGATCGAGCAGAAGCCAAACGCGATGAACTTCAATCAGCCCATGGTGTCCAGACTTTCCACATTGAATGTCGTGAAACCATCCTGTGGATTGAAGACAAGATCCGCATTCTGCAGTCCACTGACAGTTTGGAAATGGACCTTACTGGCATCATGACGTTGCAACGTCGTTTGTCCGGCATGGAACGCGACCTTGCTGCCATCCAGGCCAAATTGGATTCTCTGGACAAAGAAGCCGAGAAAATTGGTGTGGAACATcccgaagaagaagaggttATCCGCGAACGCCTGGGACAGATCCGCTCAGTCTGGGAGAATTTGACTCAGATGCTGAAGGAGCGCGATGCCAAATTGGAAGAAGCCGGTGATCTGCATCGTTTCTTGCGTGACTTGGATCACTTCCAGACCTGGTTGACCAAGACACAGACGGATGTTGCCTCTGAGGACATCCCTGCTTCTCTAGCAGAAGCCGAAAAACTCTTGAGCCAACACCAGGGTATCCGCGAGGAAATTGACAACTACACTGACGATTATTCACGCATGATGGACTATGGTGAGCGTATCACAGCCGAAGAGACGACATCAGACGATCCCCAGTACATGTTCTTGCGAGAGCGACTCAAGGCTCTTCGTGATGGCTGGGAAGAATTGCACCAAATGTGGGAAAACCGCCAGCAATTGCTCTCTCAATCCCTCAACTTGCAGATGTTCTTGCGAGATGCCAAGCAGGCCGAAGTCCTTCTTGCTCACCAGGAGCACGTCCTTTCCAAG GATGAAATGCCAGCCAATTTGGAACAAGCAGAGAATGCCATTAAACGCCACGAAGCATTCCTTACAACAATGGACGCTAACGACGACAAGGTCAATAACGTAATCCAGTTTGCCCAGCGCTTGGAAGATGAGGGCCACTTTGCCGCTGACAAGGCCCAGAAAAAGGCCGAGAACATTAGCGAACGCCGCGAGGCCAACCGCCAGAGAGCCGTCCAGCTTATGGAAAAACTTCGCGACGCTCTACAACTTCAACAGTTCTTGCAAGACTGCGAAGAATTGTCCGAATGGATTCAAGAAAAGAACATTATCGCCCAGGACGAGACCTACCGTAGCGCCAAAACAGTTCACTCCAAGTGGACTCGCCACCAGGCTTTTGAAGCTGAAATCGCTTCGAATAAAGATAGGCTCTATCACATCCAGCAGGCCGGAGAGCAGTTGATCAAGGAAAAGCCAGAAATCATATCTGTTATTGATCCTCGTATCCAG GAATTGAGTCACCAGTTTGACGACTTAGAGAGGACCACACGCGAAAAGGGTGAACGCCTATTCGACGCCAATAGGCAAGTCCTTTACGAGCAAACTTGCGATGACATCGATACTTGGATGTCCGACCTCGAGAAACAGATGGTGACTGGCGGTACTGGGGAAGACTTGGCCTCCGTCAACATCTTgatgcagaaacaacaaatgaTTGAAACACAGATGGCAATCAAGGCCCAACAAGTGTCCGAACTGGGCGCACAGGCTGAATATTTGGAACGCATGACACCTGAGAAGGTGGAAGACattcaacaaaagaaagaagccgTCGAGAGGAGATTCGACGAGCTGAAAGCACCCCTGGTCAGAAGACAGCGTGatttggaaaagaagaaagaagccTACCAGTTCCGACGCGATGTCGAAGACGAGAAACTCTGGATCTCAGACAAAATGCCGTTAGCCACCGCCAGTGACTACGGTAACTCTCTCTTCAACGTCAacgttttgaaaaagaaaaaccaatcgCTGAGAACAGAAATCGACAACCACGAACAGCGAATCCACTTGGTGTGCAACAATGGACAGAAATTGATCGATGAAGATCACGCCGATTCGCAAGAATTCTCCAACCTCATCGAGGAATTGCTCGACACTTGGCAG ATCTTGAAAGACGCCATGGATAATCGACGGGCCAACCTTTTGGCTTCCGAACGGGCCCAGCAATACTTTTTCGATGCCAGCGAGGCTGAGTCGTGGATGAGCGAACAAGAACTGTATATGATGGTAGAAGACCGTGGCAAGGATGAGATATCAGCACAGAACTTAATGAAGAAACACCAAACTTTGGAATTAGCCGTCGAAGATTATGCCGAGACCATTCGCTCTCTAGGGGAGACTTCCACCCAGCTTATTGCCGAAGGCCATCCCGACAGCGACCAAATTGCTGTCCGGCAAGCTCAGGTCGACAAGTTGTACGCTGGTCTTCGCGACTTAGCGCAGGAACGACGTGCTAAACTGGAAGAAGCCTTGCAACTCTTCATGCTTAGCCGCGAAGTCGACGACCTCCGCCAATGGATAGCTGACCGTGAAGTCGTTGCCGGCTCGCACGAGCTTGGTCAAGATTACGATCATGTTACACTCCTTTGGGAACGCTTTAAA GAATTTGCTCGGGATACCGAAACGATCGGCACTGAACGCGTGGCTGCTGTCAACGAAATCGCTGATCAGTTGATGGGTGCCCGTCACTCTGACGCCGCCACCATCGCCGAATGGAAAGACGATCTGAACGAAGCTTGGGCTGATCTCCTCGAGTTGATCGATACAAGAACACAAATGTTGGCCGCCTCACGCGAACTGCACAAGTTCTTCCACGATTGTAAGGACGTCTTGGGTCGCATCGTTGAGAAACAAAACACCCTGTCTGACGAGTTGGGAAGAGATGCGGGTTCCGTATCTGCTCTCCAACGAAAACATCAAAACTTCATCCAG GATCTTCAAACGTTACAGAGTCAGGTCCAGGGTGTCCAGGAAGATTCGCAACGGCTCCAGGCGGCTTACGCTGGAGACAAAGCTCGTGAGATTACTGGCCGAGAAGGAGAGGTTGTCAATGCCTGGCTTCAGTTGCAGGCCTTGTGCGAGGGCAGACGTCAGAAATTGGCCGACACAGGTGACCTTTTCCGATTCTTCTCCATGGTACGCACGCTCGTCCTCTGGATTGATGACCTCATCCGGCAAATGAACACAACCGAAAAGCCACG CGATGTGAGTGGCGTGGAGCTCTTAATGAACAATCACCAGAGTCTGAAGGCTGAAATCGACGCTAGAGGAGACAATTTTTCAGCGTGTATTGCTCTAGGCAAAGAACTCTTGTCTAGAGGACACTACGCCACTAACGAG ATCAAAGAGAAACTAGTAGCCCTCACCAACCAACGCAATTCCATGCTGCACCGATGGGAGGAACGTTGGGAACACCTCCAGCTCA TTTTGGAAGTCTACCAATTTGCCCGCGACGCCGCCGTTGCTGAAGGATGGCTGATGGCGCAAGAATCTTACCTGATGAGTCATGAATTAGGA CACACCATAGATGAGGTGGAAAATTTGATAAAGAAACACGAGGCGTTCGAAAAATCTGCTGCCGCCCAAGAAGAACGCTTCGCTGCCCTCGAGAGATTGACAACG ATGGAATGGATTTTGCATGGTGATGGTGGTGGTGATCTTTCGGGTGCTTTGGTCGACAACCATCCTAGTTGGCATCCTGGTTACTTTCATCCTGTAGTGGACTCTCCATTCAGGAGTTTACTCCGCTCCATTAGCGACCAAACACCTAGTCCGGCTTGCATTAAGGAACTGTTCGAGGAATCGACGTTCCACGATGAAGACGGTCCTTTCCTAGTCTCTAACAATAGTTCCGCCTCCTCGTCCCCCCATTTATCCCGCCTTTCCCACTCCTCCTGTGTTTCGGACACCTCGGCCTCCTCGGCCTCCTCATCGAACGCGTCGGCTTCGGGTGACAAGTTAAAGAAGCGTCGTAAATACAGGAAAAAAAGAGGCGTCAAACGACAAAATATGGCGCTGTCCTTTAAAAACTCTCAAGATGGATGTTCTGGCAAAGCGGAATCGCCTAGTGCCGTCTATTGTGAAGAATGGATCTATAGCACTTCTAATCAGCCGGAGGTAAACAAACGGCTTACCTTTGCCGGTCTGAGCGAAGCTGAGCAAAGTGGATTTTCCGATGAGCTGCCAGTCAGGAGAAACAGCCTTGATAGTGACGTTAAGAAGAAGCCCAAAAAGAATACGAGTTGGTTGAACATGTGGCAAAATTTATTACGGATTACTCCCAAGCCGATGAAAAAAGCTCAAGAACCAATCGCTGTCGAAATTAATCCAGCCGTTGGCCGGATCTCCACCTTGCCTTCAATTTCTGAAGCCGGACCATCCGAAACACAGTCTGTCCATTCCAATCCCTCCACAACCAATTGTTCTGTAGCACTTTCCTCTGCTTCTGGTAGTCTAACTGCATGTAACGTACAAACTAACACTACTAGTCCAAAG TACGAGTTGAAAGAATTGAAACGAcgccaagaagaagatgagCGACAAAGGGCCGAGGAGTTGGCTGCTCAGCAAGCTGCTCTGGCTGCAATTCATTCTCCACCCGAAGGATCAAATCAAGACCA AACCGACGGAGACACATCGCCATCTGAGCCTATATCTGGCAGTACCGATAAGGATCCGACGACAGAAGCCACCGAAG GAAGGGCTTCACCTAAAGCTGAACAAGCTAAGCCGGCCCCAG TGCATGCCAAGGTTGAAACAACCTCTTCGCCTTCCTATTCCGCTCCTGGACAGACTGTACCAGTGTCGCCTAGTAGCCCGGCAGATTCATCGACAA AGCGCCGCAGTTCTCTAGCTGGCGGAGATGACGTCTACGAGGGCACGGTCAACCGCAAACACGAGTGGGAGTCCACTACCAAAAAAGCTTCCAATCGATCTTGGGACAAAGTTTATTTGACTTTGCGCCAAGGCGATTTGGCTGTTTACAAA GATCAAAAGTGCGCCAGAGCGGCTCCCGAAGTTTACCATCGCAACGAAAGTCCGTTGGACATTCGTACGGCTGTGGCTGAAGTGGCTGCTGACTACACCAAGAAGAGACACGTCTTCCGTCTCAA GTTAGCAAACGGGGGTGAATATCTATTCCAGGCAAAGGATGACGAAGAAATGAACGGATGGGTTACTAAGCTACAGGCTTCCACCAATGCCGCGGTTGAAAGCGCGAGCGCCGGATCCTCGCGAGCTCAGACGATGCCAGCCCAGGCAACGAAAGATGAACCCAAGAAACGAAGTTTCTTCACactgaagaagaaataa